The Blastocatellia bacterium nucleotide sequence AATCATTCCAGCAATCCGGCTCCGCTTCGCTCTCTGACAGCGGCATTCACTGCATCACATCCGCCTATTGCGCTCGTTGCGATGCGGTTGAATGCTGACGCGCTCGACGACATCGTCATGTTGCATGCTAATCAGACGGCGCCAACGATCCTGCTCACATCGCCTCATGCAACATTCACCGTCAACTCAACGGCTGACGCCGGCGATAATGACCTAACCAATGGTGTGTGCGCTGATGCATCTGGCAACTGCACATTGCGCGCCGCTCTGCAAGAGGCTCTCTTGACGGCGGCAGCCGATACCATCGTTTTCAACATTCCCGGCGCCGGACCTCACGTGATCACGCCACGGTCTCCGCTGCCGATCATCACCAATCCGGTGACCATTGATGGCACGACTCAACCGGGCTTCAGTGGCACGCCGCTGATTGTGTTGAACGGCACAGCCTCCGGAACGTTTGGGGATGGATTGGTCTTCGCCGGCGGTAATAGTACGGTTCGCGGATTGGCTATCGGTGGATTCCCCGGAAACGGCGTTCACCTTCGCACGGGCGGCAACAACATCGTTGAAGGAAATTTCATCGGCATGCGCATCGGTAGCAGCGGTCCGCCGGGTAACAGAGGCAACGGCGTGTTCGTCAACGATTCGCGTAGCAATCGCATCGGCGGCACAACCGACGCGGCTCGCAACGTCATCTCGCAAAATGGAGGCAGCGGCGTGTTCATCTTGGATACGATGGCTACCGGCAACCTCGTGCAAGGTAATCTGATTGGGACTGATGCGTCAGGCGCAGCCGCTGCCGGCAATGGCGATAGCGGCGTGTTGATCGTCAACGCAGCGACAAATACGGTCGGCGGGGTGACAGCCGGCGCTGCCAATATCATCGCGGCCAATGGCGGCAATGGCGTTGAAATTGCCGGTTCTGGCACTACAGCCGCTGGCAATGTCGTGCAAGGCAATTTCATCGGCACCAACAGCAACAATGCAACCAACTTGGGCAATGTAGGCAACGGCGTTGCCAGCGAAGCCACGCGCACCACGATTGGCGGCACAACAGCGTCGGCCCGCAATGTGATCTCCGGCAACCGAAGCAATGGTGTTTTGCTCGCCGGCGGCGCTACGGCCAATGCCATTCAAGGCAATTTCATCGGCACGAATGCCGCAGGGACTGCCGCTTTGCCGAATGTCTTCGACGGGGTCAGCCTGATCGAAGCGCAAACTAACACGATTGGCGGCGCCACGGCCGGCATGGGCAACGTGATTTCGGGCAATGGTCGTCATGGCCTCTCCTTCAGTGGCGGTAACGTCACCGGCAATCAAGCTCAAGGAAACTTCATCGGCGTCGCAGTCAACGGCACAACACCGCTCGGCAACGGCGTCAATGGAGTGTTTCTGAACGCAGCACAAAACACGATCGGCGGCGCCACGGCCGGCATGGGCAATGTCATTTCGGGTAACAACGCCGAAGGCATTGTCATTTTCCGCCGGGATCGCAATCAAGTGCTTGGCAACTACATTGGCACGGATGCCACCGGCACGATGGCCGTCAGCAACAACGGTGATGGGATCAGCATTGAAATCAGCCCTAACAACACGATCGGCGGCACAACCGAGGCAGCCCGCAATGTGATTTCCGGCAATCGTGGACGCGGCATTCGCATCACCGGCAGCACGGCGTCGGGCAATCGCGTTCAAGGCAATTTCATCGGCACGAACGCCACGGGGATGAGCGCGCTGGCCAATCAATTTGACGGCATCTTCATCAACAGCGCGCCCACCAACACCATCGGGGGCACAGCAGCGGGAGCCGGCAATCTGATCTCCGGCAATAACGACTATGGCATCCTGATCGTTGGCGCGGAATCGGCTGGCAATACAATCCAGGGCAATCTGATCGGATTGAACGTGGCAGGCCGCGCGGCGCTGCCAAATGGATCAGGCGGCCTGTTGCTCTCCTCGGCGCCGAACAACACCATCGGCGGCACAGCGACCAATGCCCGCAATGTGATCTCTGGAAACCAATCGGCAGGCATTCACATCGTCGGGAGCGTAGCCGCCGGCAACGACATTGTCGGTAACCTGATTGGCACGGATGCCACCGGTAACGCGCCGATCCCGAACGCGACCAACGGTATCTTGATAGAGGGCGCGCCGACGACGACAATCGGCGGCAGTGCTGCTGGCGCGCGCAACGTCATCTCGGGCAATCGCGCCAACGGCATCCACGTAGTCGGCCCAACGGCTCGGACCACATCTGTGCAAGGCAATTACGTGGGCGTTGACAGCACGGGCCTTGCTGCGTTGCCCAATGACCAGAATGGCGTGTTCATCGAGAATGCGCCGGGCACAACCGTGGGCGGCACAGCCACCACGGCGCGCAATCTGATCTCAGGCAATCGCAACGCCGGCATTCGCATTACGGGCAGCGAGGCGCGAGGCACAACGATCGCCAATAACGTGATCGGCGCTAATGTCAACGGCACCGTCGCGCTGCCCAACGGCACGGATGGGATCGTGGTGGAAGGCGCTCCAGCAACGACTATCGGCGGCACGGCGGCCACCGCGCGAAATATCATCTCAGGAAACCGTGACGCCGGGATTCGTCTGGTCGGTAGTGAAACGAGCGCTGCTGCCGTGCAAGCCAATCATATTGGCACGGACATCTCTGGCACACTGCCGTTACCAAACGGCGGCGATGGTGTGCTGATCAACAACGCGCCGAGCAACACGGTCGGTGGCACGGCGGCTGGCGTGCGAAACATCATTTCGGCCAACGCGGGCGCTGGCGTGCGCATCACGGGACCGGCCGCCAGAGGCAATACGGTGGCCAACAACCTTATCGGCCTGGACACGACCGGCACAGCCGCACTGCCCAACGGCACCGACGGCGTCCTGATTGATAATGCTCCTGGCAATACCATCGGCGGTACGGCGGCCACCGCGCGCAATATCATTTCCGGCAACACCGGTGTTGGCGTGCGCATCACGGGCGGCGGCTCGACGGGCAATCTGGTGCGCGCTAATTTCATCGGGACTCGACTCGATGGCATGGGTCGGCTCGGCAATGGCTCGCATGGCGTGCTAATTGATGATGCGGCCAATGGCAATGCGATTGGCGGAACTACAGCCGCCTTGGGTAATACCATTGCTTATAACAATGGCGCCGGCGTCCGCATTCCTAATTCCCCGACTGCGCCGCCGCTGGGCACGCCGCACCCGATCGGTAATTCCATTCAAGGCAATTCCATCTTCGGCAATGTGGGCCTAGGCATTGACCTTGGCCCTGAAGGGCCAACACCTAACGACGGCGGTATTGCTCAAGATGGCGATGATGGCGCTAATCGCCTGCAAAATTATCCCAATTTCGACCGCGGAGTGCTGAGCGGCACCTCGCTGACGGTCGCTTACTTGATCCCCTCATCAGCGGCAAACACGACCTATCCGGTTCGCGTTGAATTCTTCAAAGCTGATGATAGTGGTCAAGGGATGCTGTTTCTCGGCTCGGATAATTTTGGGGAAACCGACATCGGGCGTGTAGGCGGTAAATCGGTCAACATCAACGTGGGCACCAGAGTGCTGAACGGCGACAAGATCGTGGCAACAGCCACCGATGCCGCCGGCAACACGTCGGAGTTTTCACCACCTGTGACGGTTATCGCCCAAACTCCATAAACCTGACTTCCAGAAAGCCATCGAGTCACAGAAGCACAGCGCGCGCAGCATCAGCTTCTGTGGCTCGTTGGCTGTGCAGGTTCACAATTTCAACGCCTTCAACCGCTGCCAATAACCGTTCCGCTTAGACCACGGCGTTCGTTGGCTGTGCAGGTTCACGCCTCAACCGCTCTCGCAACATGAGTGCCTCGTTTCTCTGCGTCGTCAGGGCCTCTGCGGTTATTGTCCGAGAGATCGCTCATAAGCCCACGCACGCTACGAACGGTGAGAAAGAGAGTCTTTCATGTCGCTAGCGTGTTTCGTGGGCTTATAGCGGTTTGCCAACGAGTTTACCCTGGGAGCGCATGCTTCCACCGTGCATTAGCCTGCAAAGTGAGCACGCCGGCATCGCGCAAAAAATGCTGAACCGGGAGCGCATGCTTCCACCGCATTAGCCCGCAAGGTGCGGAGTCCCTAAGCTAAAGGCAATTAAAATCGCTCTGGGTTCTGAGACAAGGCGCGCAGAAATCGGAGACGGCTGCTTCAGATGTTCCGCTGCTGCTCTCCATGTTGCTTCATCAAGCATGCCTTTCCCGCGCTATTGGTATTTCTTCTGGTAAAGAATCATGGCGGCTCGTCACTGGTGTGCGCACGATTCACCGTCCACCCACACCGCGCCGTCATGGAAGTATTCACGCTTCCAAATGGGGACGATCTTCTTCAACCGATCAATCGCATACTGACAGGCTTCAAAGGCCTGCTTTCGATGGGCCGAAGTAACCACAATAGCAACGCTGGTTTCTCCGATTTGCAGACGACCGAGCCGATGGATGATCCCCACTCGATCAATCGGCCATCGCTCATGAATTTCTTGTCCAATCTGATGCAACATTTTCATGGCCATCGGCTCGTAGCCTTCATACTCAAGATAGAGAACAGCCTTCCCCATCGAGTGGTCGCGCACGACGCCCTCAAACGTCACCACGGCTCCATCCTGATGGCGCAGCAATCGCCTGACCAATCCCGGCGTGTCAATCGGCTCACGTGTCAGGGCAAACAGATCATCTGATTGACCGCCGCTGACCGGAGGAAAGACAGCCACCGTATCGCCATCAACCACAGATGCGTCCAACGGCGCATACTGCTCATTGACCGCCACCAATAAACGATCAGCAAGCTTGGTCAACGATGGATAACGCTCATACAGAAGCGCCAACACAGCCTGCACAGAACTCGGCTCAGGCAGACGAAGGCGAAGACTCTCCACGCCCGTTAATTGCTTGCACTGACCGAAAAATCGCACATCAATCTCGCTCATAAGCGTCACCCGTTTCGACGCCATCCGCCTTTTCGATGGCCGTTGCTTTTCATTGCGTTGTGCTCGCTGGCCCGCTCTTCCAGCTCAGGAATGATGTTCATCAACTGGTTTTCCAGATACTGAAACCGTTGCTCAGTGGAGCGCATTTGAAGGACTTCAAACTGATCTTCAACCTCGGTCAGCACTGCTGACGCGATCGTAAATGAGAGCTGCTCAAGCGGCTCAGGCAACGCCTGTCGAGCCATCGGCGCATCCCGCAAGGTGCGGACAGCCCGCAAGAATCGCCCAAACAACTCCGTCACCGATTGCACTAAATCCGTCGGCACGTCTGAGTGCGACGGCTCATCTTCAAAAAACTCGATGTGCGCCACCAGATAAGGATCTTGCCGGAGGTATTCCAGTATCTTGTAACGGCACACGCCGGCTGTCAGAATGTTGGACCGATCATCTTCCAGCGGCACGACCGACATGATATGAGCTGCGCAGCCGATGCTGCCCACCAGCGGCACGACCAACACACCGACGGTCGAATCGGGATGATAGGTCACGCCGAACAACCGGTAGCCGTCTAAGCAATCTCGCAGCATCTGGCGATAGCGTGGCTCAAAAATGTGCAACGGCACCAACATCCCCGGCAGCAACACAATCGGCAGTGGGAAGATAGGCAAATGTTGAATCTGTTTGAGCTTCTCCAGCATGAAATTTATTCGTTGACTTTCAATACGGCGAGAAAGGCTTCCTGCGGGATTTCCACGCGTCCGACCTTTTTCATACGCCGCTTCCCTTCTTTCTGTTTTTCGAGCAACTTTCGTTTCCTGGTGATGTCGCCGCCATAGCATTTGGCCAATACGTTTTTGCCAATCGCGCGGACGGTTTCGCGGGCGATAACGCGATGCCCGATGGACGCCTGAATGGGCACCTCGAATAATTGACGAGGAATCAGCTTGCGCATTTTTTCGACTAATTCGCGGCCGCGGGCGTAGGCTTGATCGCGATGAACGATCAACGAGAGCGCATCCACCGGCTCGCCGGCTACGAGGATATCCAGTCGCACCAGATCAGCCTCACGATAGCCGGCTGGCTGGTAGTCCAATGAGGCATAGCCGCGTGTGAGCGTCTTGAGTCGGTCATAAAAATCGAGCACGACTTCGCCCAGCGGCAACTCGTAGGTGAGCAATACGCGGGTGGGCGATAGATAATCAAATCTCTTCTGACGACCGCGCTTTTCCTCAAGCAGCCGCAACAACGGGCCGACATACTCAGCCGGCGTGGCAATCATCGCTTCGATGATTGGCTCTTCCAGCCGCTCGATTGCTGCTGGATCGGGCAGCTTGGCTGGGTTATCTACTTCGATAGTTCGACCGTTACGCAGCAGCACGCGATAGCGGACGCTCGGCGCCGTGATGATTAACTCAAGGCCGAACTCTCGCTCCAATCGTTCGCGCACAATCTCCATGTGCAACAAGCCAAGGAAGCCACAACGAAAGCCAAATCCTAATGCCGGCGACGATTCAGCTTCGTAATGAAACGAGGCGTCATTCAATCGAAGTTTCTCCAGCGCATCGCGCAGTTCTTCATAATGCGTCGTCTCGGTCGGATAGAGTCCAGCAAAGACCATCGGCTTCATTTCACGAAAGCCCGGGAATGGCTCTGCGGTCGGATTCTTAGCGTCGGTGATCGTATCCCCGATCTGCACATCCGAGATCGTTTTGATATTGGCGATGACAAAGCCGACTTCACCGACCGACAACTGATCAACCGGCTGCGGCTTGGGCGTGCGCACGCCAAGCTGCTCAACCTCGTAATGGCGCTCAGTGGACATCAACCGAATTTTCATGCCCGTGCGCAACACGCCGTCTATCACCCGCACCATGACGATGACGCCCAGGTAGGAATCATACCAGGAGTCAAAGATCAGCGCCTTCAACGGCGCGTCCAGCTCGCCTTGAGGCGGCGGAATGTGCCGCACGATCGCTTCCAACACTTCGTCTGTGCCCAGCCCGGTCTTGGCGCTGGTCAACACGGCGTGCGTGGTGTCTAATCCAACGACCGTACGAATCTCTTCCAGCACGCGCTCGGGCTCGGCTGCCGGCAGATCAATCTTGTTGACAACAGGGATCAGCTCCAGGTCGTTTTCGACAGCCAGGTAGGCATTAGCCAACGTCTGCGCCTCCACGCCTTGCGAAGCATCCACCACCAACAACGCGCCTTCGCAGGCAGCTAAGCTGCGTGAGACTTCATAGGAAAAATCAACATGACCGGGCGTGTCAATCAGGTTCAAGACGTAATCGTGCCCGTCGCGCGCGCGATACTGAAGACGAACGGCATGAGCTTTAATCGTAATGCCACGCTCGCGCTCCAGCTCCATCGAATCGAGCACCTGCTCCATCATCTCCCGTTCAGAGAGCGCGCCGGTGCGTTCCAGCAGCCGATCAGCCAACGTAGATTTGCCATGGTCAATATGGGCAATGATAGAGAAGTTGCGAATGTTCTCTGCTTTCATCACTCAAGCGTCCCCTGCGCATGAATCGCGAGCGAACAAGGCTGCGCCGATGGCGCCGGCCTGCTCGCCGAGCGCGGAAGCGACAATGCCAACGTGTGAAGTGGTGGCCGCCAAGCCCCGCTTGTGCACTTCTTGCCTGACAGGCCCCAGCAGCAGCTCATCGGCAACGAGCATGTCGCCTGCCAACACCACTCTATCCAGGTTCAGCAGATTGACCACATTGGCCACAGCTAATCCAATCCATCGGCCAGTCCGTTCAATCATCATCAGAGCAAAATCATCGCCTTCGAGCGCTTCCTTCGCAATGCGGTAGGGCGTCAGCTCGCCTCGCTCTGGCCGCGCCAGTGACGACAGTGACGATGAGTGATCTCTGAACAAGCGTTCTTTGGTGCGTCGCACCAGGTTTGTTCCCGAAGCAATCGTTTCCAAGCAACCGATATTGCCGCATTCACACTCCAGTCCATCCGGGTTAACCGTCATGTGACCGAATCCACCAGCGTGTCCTGAAGAGCCTGGATACAACCGCCCTTGCAGGATCAGGCCAGCGTCAATGTCAGGCCCCAAGTCAATTAGCAAGACATTGTAAGCGCTCAGCGCAGCCCCGCGATGAAACTCTCCATAAAGAGACATGGCGGCATGCCGCTGGACGATCACCGGCACGTGCGTTTGCGCCGTCAATCGTCCGGCCAGCTCCCCAATGGACGCCGCTGGAGCAGGCGCGGCTGCAACATCAGTCCAACGGACATAAACCGGCACACTCACACCGACGGCCGCCAACTGACCGTGTTGCGCTGACGCCTTCTGTTGCGCCTGCTGAACGCACGCGATCAGTGCCGCCTCAGCCGATTTGTCTGGCCAGGCCATCTGCACCGTCTCCAAAATCGTGGCCTGCGCATCGAGCAGCAGTCCCATTATATCGGTTTGGCCGAGCTTCAACCCCAGATAACAGGCCTGACGTGTCATAGCAAAACCCTATTTCTTCTTCACCCGCTCATTGATTGCGAGCGTTCTTGCCTGCGGCCTCATTTGCCCATCACCGCGCCGCTCTCAAACAAGCGCATCGCCCGCAAGCGCATGACCAAAAAAACGAACATAGGCGGAATCAGCAATACGCTCAACACAAACGCCCAGTCGCTGTGCTGACCTCCGGCATGACCAAGCCACGAGCCAAGCCACGAGCCAAGTCCAACCGATCCCAAATAACCAACAACAAAAAAAATCAACACCTCCTCGCGCGTGTAAGGCTTTGCGTCCAACTGCTCGGCGCCCATGAGCGAGATCGAGGTATCACCATCAGCCGTGTAATACTTCAAGATGAATCGGAGATTCCGCACCAACTCATGCATACCGAGCCCAAACAAGACCAAATACGCGATCCAGCCCGGCCCACGCAGCCAATCAAACAACGGCGGACGAAGCAAAGCGACAAGAAAGGCCGAGGCAAACAAGACCACCGTTGTCGTAACGGCAATCTGGCGCGCGCGCTCCGCTTCCAGGTCGCGCCGCAGTAGCTCGTCCACCATCTGATCGAAATATTGTTGAGCCAGCCGCTCGCGCATGTGCCGCCGCAACGCTTCCTCCCGACTGACAAGCCGGCCTTGATCGTACAACGCTCGAAGATGCCGGTCACTGAGGATGCGATAGGCTTCAGCAATCTTGATGAACTCTTCGTTGGCATTCGGTGATTTATTCACATCAGGATGGTACTGACGAGCCAAGCGGCGAAAGGCCGAACGGACCTCCTCTGGACTGGCTTGACGGGATACACCCAAGATGTCGTACAAGCTCGTGATCATCTTCTGGCTGACCTCAATGCTTAACTATAGCACAACGATTCGACCACTGAAATGAGGAGTTCGTGCGTCGCGGGCAGGTCGCCAGTGCATCTTGTGACAGACCTCGATCTCGCGCAAGGCCACATGATGTACGTTGGGTTACCCCAGCTCATCGAGAGGCCAACCGCTCGGTTAGATAGACCAGCGTCCTGACGCCGATACCAGTGGGGCCAGAGGCCATGTATGGTTTCTTCTCATCGAGCCAGGCTGTACCCGCAATGTCCAGATGCGCCCAGGGTACATCGCCGACAAATTCCTGAATGAACTGCGCGGCTGTGATCACACCCCCCTTGCGGCCTCCGATATTCTTAATGTCGGCGATGTCGCTTTTGATCTGTTCGCGATACGCCTCGTCCAACGGCAATGGCCAATATCGCTCGCCGGCCTCTTTGCCAGCAGCAATCACCTCGGCGACCCACTGCTCATCGTTGCCCAAAATGGCAGCATACACTGATCCAAGCGCGACCGTCACAGCGCCTGTCAGCGTGGCCAGATCAACAAGGCGCGTAGCGCCCAATTGACGCGCATAGGTGATCGCATCGGCTAGGATCAATCGCCCTTCCGCATCGGTATTAATCACTTCGATCGTTTTTCCACTCAACGAGCGAATGACATCGCCGGGCTTTTGCGCGCGACCGCTCGGCATATTCTCTGTGGCCGGGATGACACCCAGCACAGGAACAGGCGGTCTCAATTGACCCAACGCCCGCATCGCTCCCAGCACGGCGGCGCCGCCGGCCATGTCGTATTTCATTTTTTCCATGTTCTCAGCCGGCTTGAGCGAGATGCCACCTGTATCAAACGTGATGCCCTTGCCGACCATCGCTAACAACTCACCGTCTCGACGTTCGCCATCCGGCGTGTATCGAATCACGATCAATTTGGCTGGTTCATCGCTGCCACGCGCCACGCCCAGAATTGCGCCCATCCCCTTATCACGCATCTGTTGCTCGTCGAGCACTTCAATATCCAGGCCGAATCGCTCGGCCATCGCAGTCGCTTGCGCCGCCAACTCTGAAGGCGTGACCTCACTGGACGGTTCGTTCGTCAGGTGACGAGCAAAGTTGGTAGCCTTGGCCAGGATTTTGCCACGCTCAACGCCACGCTCCAACGCCGACAATGAACCAGCCGCCGCTGCGATGATTAGCGAATCAAAAAACCGACTCTCCTTGTTTTGTGTCTGGTAGCTGCCAACATCGAAGATGCCTAACAGAACCCCTTCTGTCGCCGCCTGCGCTGCTTTGTCGAGCTCCCATGCCGAGCGACATACAAATCCCATTGAGCGGGCTTGCTTGGACTGTATCACCCGCGCTGCCGTGCCGGCTGTGTTGCGAATCATTTCGCTCAATGGTTTGTCACCCTTACCAGCGCCGACCAACAACAACCGTCGCGCGGCTATCCGACCGGGCGTGTGAATGTAGGCTGTTTCATAAGCCTTCCCTCTGAATTCTCCCGATGCGATCAGCGAACCGATCAAGCCTCCACTACGCTCATTGAGTGATTCAAGCTCAGGTGATGCATCCAGTGCTTCGCCTTCAAACATGATGGCTACCAGCACCTCGACATCGAGTTCATGCAGCGGCATGATTGCCGTTTCTACGTTCATGTCGGTCCTCTCCTTGTCAGTCTAAGAGTGTTGCCGCTTGAAGATGGCCTGCGTCTCTCGCTCAATCGTTTTGCGCATGGCAGCTTCCCGTTTGTCATACAATTTTTTGCCGCGCGCCAACGCCACTTCGAGCTTGATCCGGCCATGCTTCAAGTAGCATTTCGTTGGCACTAGTGTCAGGCCTTTCTCGGCCACCTTACTGGCCAACCGTCGAATCTCTCGTTTGTGCAACAGCAGTTTGCGGTCGCGCACCGGCTTGGTTTCAGCCAGTCGGCTGTACTTGTAAGGGCTGATGTGCACATCAAGCAACCATGCTTCGCCGCCCTTGATTTGCACATAGCCCTCCTTGAGATTGATGCCGCCGTTGCGAATGGACTTGACTTCGCCGCCGGTCAGCGCGATGCCGCATTCATACCTCTCAAGAATGTGATAATTGTGATAGGCCTGACGATTGGTTGCCAGCACACGATCTTCAGTCATAGCAGTCTGCAACGAAACAGAGCGGACGCCACATCGTCTGTCAATGTTCCCTGGTCAACGGACGCACCATCAGCTCTTCAGCCGCTTGGCGTGGTGGTTTTCCTTGATAGAGCACTTGGTACATGCTGGTTGTGATGGGCATCGGGATGTCCAACCGGCGACTCAATTCATACGTAGCCCGTGTTGTGTTAATGCCTTCGGCCACCATGGTCATCGTCGGTAGAATCTGCTCAAGCGAACGGCCACGCCCCAATTCAACACCGACGCGACGATTCCGCGAGAGCGCGCCCATACAGGTCAACATCAAATCGCCCATGCCGGCCAGCCCCGCCAGCGTTTCCGCTCGTCCGCCCAGCGCCAGCGCCAGCCGCGTCATCTCGGCCAACCCCCGCGTGGCCAGCGCCACCGTGCTGTTATAGCCCCATCCAAGCCCAGCCACCACGCCAGCAGCCAGCGCCATGACGTTCTTGACCGCACCGCCCAGCTCGACGCCAATGACATCCGTGCTTGAATAAACGCGAAACGAAGGCGTGGAAAACGCCTGCTGAATCAACTGCGCATACTCGCTGTGGACCGATGCCGCGACAACGGCTGTCGGATGACGCTGCGCGACCTCGATGGCAAAACTTGGCCCCGACAGTGCCACATAACGCGGCTCAAACTCCTCGCGTAACACATCGCGCATCACCTGCGACATACACATCTGCGTTTGTATTTCGATCCCCTTGGTGGCGCTGACCAAAATCATGCGTGGCTTGAGCCAGGGTCGCATCTCCGTGAACACGTGACGACACGCATGCGAGGGCACAACCGTCACTACAATCTCGGCGCCCTCAATGGCTTCTTGCAATGAATCGGTGACGAGCACTGACTCAGGCAATCGCACATTGGGCAAGTAGAGCGTATTCTCCCGCGTTTGCTGCATCTGCCGAACGCGTTGGGCATTGTGTCCCCACAACCTGACCACTTCGTGCCGTTCGGCCAGCAAACAACTCAAGGCTGTCCCCCAACTGCCCGCTCCAATCACAGCGATGCGCATTACTGCCGACTCCTTATGCCGGGGACATCGCGTTCTCCCATCTTATCCTCGACGCCCGACAAAAGCCGCTTGATATTTTCATGATGAGCCGCGATGACCAATCCACATCCAACCAACGTCGCCACCAGCAGCGGCGCCATCTGCTGGCCTGGCCGAGGCCATACAGCGCTTTCCCAAATCAACACAAAAAACGGCAGCGATGCAGCCGCCACAATCGAGCCGAGCGACACGTAACGCTTCCAATACACCACCAGTCCCCACACAAGCAACGCCGATACGACAGCAGCCGGAGATAACACCAGATATGCGCCAAGGCCGGTTGCGACACCTTTGCCGCCGCGAAATCCTATCCACACAGGAAAGATATGCCCGATAATCGCCGCTACGCTGGCGGCAGCCATCCACCGTGGCTCACCTTGCGTCAACCAACCGGCCACCAACACGGCGAACGTCCCTTTGAGAACGTCGAAGACATACGTCCACGCTGCTCCTTTCAATCCAGCGAGCCGACTGACATTGGTGGCGCCGGTCGCGCCGCTGCCGTAGTGACGAATGTCTTCACCGGGCACGAACACGTAGCGGACCAGCAGATAGCCGACGGGAATTGAACCGAGCAAGTATGCAAGAACGATACTAAGCCAGTGATTCATGATGGTTGCGTGCCGAGCCGGCAGATTGTATCGAATGGGAATAGTCGTTCACAATGCTGCCGACGCGAACCCCACAGATGACGGGTAGTCGCGCCATCCCATGCTCAAAACAGACGAGCTATTGCATGCCCATCACAGCCTCCAGATTCGTTGGCGGAATATCCTGCGGGTCTGTCATCACCTCAATCAACGT carries:
- the smpB gene encoding SsrA-binding protein SmpB, encoding MTEDRVLATNRQAYHNYHILERYECGIALTGGEVKSIRNGGINLKEGYVQIKGGEAWLLDVHISPYKYSRLAETKPVRDRKLLLHKREIRRLASKVAEKGLTLVPTKCYLKHGRIKLEVALARGKKLYDKREAAMRKTIERETQAIFKRQHS
- a CDS encoding ROK family protein; translation: MTRQACYLGLKLGQTDIMGLLLDAQATILETVQMAWPDKSAEAALIACVQQAQQKASAQHGQLAAVGVSVPVYVRWTDVAAAPAPAASIGELAGRLTAQTHVPVIVQRHAAMSLYGEFHRGAALSAYNVLLIDLGPDIDAGLILQGRLYPGSSGHAGGFGHMTVNPDGLECECGNIGCLETIASGTNLVRRTKERLFRDHSSSLSSLARPERGELTPYRIAKEALEGDDFALMMIERTGRWIGLAVANVVNLLNLDRVVLAGDMLVADELLLGPVRQEVHKRGLAATTSHVGIVASALGEQAGAIGAALFARDSCAGDA
- a CDS encoding leucyl aminopeptidase, which translates into the protein MNVETAIMPLHELDVEVLVAIMFEGEALDASPELESLNERSGGLIGSLIASGEFRGKAYETAYIHTPGRIAARRLLLVGAGKGDKPLSEMIRNTAGTAARVIQSKQARSMGFVCRSAWELDKAAQAATEGVLLGIFDVGSYQTQNKESRFFDSLIIAAAAGSLSALERGVERGKILAKATNFARHLTNEPSSEVTPSELAAQATAMAERFGLDIEVLDEQQMRDKGMGAILGVARGSDEPAKLIVIRYTPDGERRDGELLAMVGKGITFDTGGISLKPAENMEKMKYDMAGGAAVLGAMRALGQLRPPVPVLGVIPATENMPSGRAQKPGDVIRSLSGKTIEVINTDAEGRLILADAITYARQLGATRLVDLATLTGAVTVALGSVYAAILGNDEQWVAEVIAAGKEAGERYWPLPLDEAYREQIKSDIADIKNIGGRKGGVITAAQFIQEFVGDVPWAHLDIAGTAWLDEKKPYMASGPTGIGVRTLVYLTERLASR
- the plsY gene encoding glycerol-3-phosphate 1-O-acyltransferase PlsY: MNHWLSIVLAYLLGSIPVGYLLVRYVFVPGEDIRHYGSGATGATNVSRLAGLKGAAWTYVFDVLKGTFAVLVAGWLTQGEPRWMAAASVAAIIGHIFPVWIGFRGGKGVATGLGAYLVLSPAAVVSALLVWGLVVYWKRYVSLGSIVAAASLPFFVLIWESAVWPRPGQQMAPLLVATLVGCGLVIAAHHENIKRLLSGVEDKMGERDVPGIRSRQ
- a CDS encoding NAD(P)-dependent glycerol-3-phosphate dehydrogenase translates to MRIAVIGAGSWGTALSCLLAERHEVVRLWGHNAQRVRQMQQTRENTLYLPNVRLPESVLVTDSLQEAIEGAEIVVTVVPSHACRHVFTEMRPWLKPRMILVSATKGIEIQTQMCMSQVMRDVLREEFEPRYVALSGPSFAIEVAQRHPTAVVAASVHSEYAQLIQQAFSTPSFRVYSSTDVIGVELGGAVKNVMALAAGVVAGLGWGYNSTVALATRGLAEMTRLALALGGRAETLAGLAGMGDLMLTCMGALSRNRRVGVELGRGRSLEQILPTMTMVAEGINTTRATYELSRRLDIPMPITTSMYQVLYQGKPPRQAAEELMVRPLTREH